In Leptolyngbya sp. 'hensonii', the genomic stretch GWGTGGGTGCGAGGGAGGGGTGTGTGGGTGCGAGGGAGGGGTGTCTGGTAAGCTTCGCGATCGTCGGCAGTAAGCTGCCAGGTGTCATGAAACCGCAAACTCTTGTCCGTTATCTCTAGAAAGGCCAGGGGCTTGGTGGTCGAATCAACAACCGATTATTTGACAACCCTTTCGGCTAGGGCCAGTAAGACGGCATCATTTCGTTGGGCAACAATCTGCTGCACCTGATGCCACAGGGAAGCGTCCTGACGATAAATGCTGATTGCCTGTAGGGCGTCCTTCGCATCGTTCAGATGCCCCTCTGCGACAAGAGACAGCAGGAAGGCCATCGCCTGATCTTGCCGTAAGGTTGCGATCGCCAGTAATCCTGTTTTTCGCACCTCCGGGTGGCGCATCTGTTGCCACCAGTCCCGTAGAACGGGAAAAGCTGCTGGTAGCCTGGATTCACCCAGGGCCAGTGCGACGGCTTCTGCAATTTCCCCCTGCTCATCTTGGCGAGAATATAACAGGTCTTTGACCAGGGGAAGAGAGGGGGTAGGATCCAGTTTGAGCAGGGCAATCAGGCATTCGGAGAGAACTGGGGGGGTATCCCCAACCTTTACCCGTAAGCGTAACAGGGGCACCCCCCGTTCATCGCCACAGTAAGCGATCGCCCTGGCTGCTCCAATGCGGGCCTCTGATTCTGGATCGGCCAGCAAATCCGCCAGCTCAACCATGACCAGAGGATAGTTCATTCTCACCAGGCCCAGGGCGCAGGTGCTACGCAAACTGGGAGCAGTATCCACCTGCCCGCCCCAAATGGGTTCCTTCTGCACATGGCGAATACCTTGCAGAAACAGGTCTTCGTTGCTGGAGTTTAATCGGTAAAGGGTTTCTGCGATCGCCTGCTTGGCCTGACACCCTGGATCACTGTCTTTCGCCTGCAACATCAATCGGTTGAAGGCGGCCACCAGATCGGGCATCAAGGCGTGAATTTCAAACTCCCCCATGAGTTGGGCGGCCTGGGCTATGACGATCGGATATTTGCTGCCCAGAATTTGCTGCAGTATGGCTAGCCCTAATTCTGAGGTCGGCTCGTTTCGAATTTGCTTCAGTGCCGCTGTTAATTCTTCTGCCTTGCGAGACTTGGCCATTCTTAATCCCACCAGAATTTCACGATGACGTTGCGTGGGTCTGAAATCTCAACCTGGGCCAAACGGAAGGGCAAACCAGGCTTTGCTTCCACTGCGGGTCAGGCAGAAGTCAGACTCACCCCGATCGCGGTCATGAACTACCGTTGCGATTCTACCCGTTAGCCTGATACAACACCAGTATTGGAGTTAGGCATGGGGCGATCGCCAGAGACGCTTCAGTGGGTTTCTGTGGACGCGGGTTTTTCCGTCCGGGTAAACCGTCTCGTCATCAACAACCGCTTGAGAGAGCTGAATAGCATCAATTTTTGCACCCGTTAAATCAGCGCCACAGAGATTCGCTCCTTTTAAGTTAGTGTTAGATAAGTGAGCGTGCTTGAGCTGAGCTTTGGCCAGATTCGCACCCGCAAAGTTAGCATAATTGCCATAAATCTGGTTCAGATTTGCCCCGGATAGATCAGCCCTCACCAGATCCGATCGGCTTACATCAGCATTCATTAAATTAGCTGCATGTAGGTTAACTTCTTGCAGCTTACATTGGCTTAAGTTAGCTTTGACCAGGTGTGCTCTGGGCAAATTAAATGCTTTTAAGCATTGCCCGGAAAAGTTCCGATGCCCCTCCCGGTATGCTCTGACTAACTCATCAGATGTGGCACAGGTTATGGTCTGGGTTTTTGCTGGTCCCATAGGTTCCAGAGGGGCTGAACTCTGACGCTTAGATTTAAGTTTCTGAAGTTCTGTTTGCGAGAGGGCCAGAGGATACACCCTCAAGGGATGGGGAATTCCTTTCACTTCAACCATTTGGCCATCGCTGTGGGTGATTGGTAAGGATAGGGTTGCGTCCACACTGTCGTACACCGCACTGGAAAAACAAATGCCACCGGGTGGCGCGTAGGCAGTCAAACGAGCAGTCAGGTTAACGGCATGACCGGCAATATCTTGCTGAATCAGTTCGACATCGCCTAAATGAATACCAATTTGATGATGCAGCACCTGCTCTGGGGGAAGGCTTTCTGCCTGCTGCTGCAAGAGTGTCTGAATGTTCATCGCCCAGGTCATGGCCTGAACGGCACTCTGGAAGGTCAGGAGGAGACCACTGCCCATCGTTTTGATGATCTGTCGCTGCAGCGATCGATAGCGCTGCGTCATCACCAGAAAATCACGTCGGGCACAGTCCTGTAATTGTTGCTGGTTACAGAGCAACTTCTCTTCATAACCTTGAATAGCGGTGAAAATGACGGTGGTTAACCGGGATGAATGGGTTGCAGCGGTGGGAGCAGGGACGGAGAATGTTGGATCAGCCAGGATTTGAGGTGGGAGGTGATAAAGCCGCATGGCATAAGCCAGACCTGCGATGGAATGCAGTCCTCCATCATGCAATGCAACCTTAACTTTAGGCCGGATGGAATCACACACTGCCCGCGATAAACAAATGCCGCCCGGTGCTGCAAGGTGCTGCAATTTATCTGCAATCAGCCTGACCTTGGCATTTAATTCAGCCCCGATCTGAACTTCTCCCAGATGAATGCCAGTTCGATAG encodes the following:
- a CDS encoding HEAT repeat domain-containing protein, which codes for MAKSRKAEELTAALKQIRNEPTSELGLAILQQILGSKYPIVIAQAAQLMGEFEIHALMPDLVAAFNRLMLQAKDSDPGCQAKQAIAETLYRLNSSNEDLFLQGIRHVQKEPIWGGQVDTAPSLRSTCALGLVRMNYPLVMVELADLLADPESEARIGAARAIAYCGDERGVPLLRLRVKVGDTPPVLSECLIALLKLDPTPSLPLVKDLLYSRQDEQGEIAEAVALALGESRLPAAFPVLRDWWQQMRHPEVRKTGLLAIATLRQDQAMAFLLSLVAEGHLNDAKDALQAISIYRQDASLWHQVQQIVAQRNDAVLLALAERVVK
- a CDS encoding pentapeptide repeat-containing protein; translation: MNSPKLDRSVLTYHSEVRLRTIVSLDVCSSTAATYQNEQETLNQIQQDYSFIRNLCQTLDGEVIASMGDGLLLSFSNNQNALVCVAQFQQWVLARAQHPGSLAYRTGIHLGEVQIGAELNAKVRLIADKLQHLAAPGGICLSRAVCDSIRPKVKVALHDGGLHSIAGLAYAMRLYHLPPQILADPTFSVPAPTAATHSSRLTTVIFTAIQGYEEKLLCNQQQLQDCARRDFLVMTQRYRSLQRQIIKTMGSGLLLTFQSAVQAMTWAMNIQTLLQQQAESLPPEQVLHHQIGIHLGDVELIQQDIAGHAVNLTARLTAYAPPGGICFSSAVYDSVDATLSLPITHSDGQMVEVKGIPHPLRVYPLALSQTELQKLKSKRQSSAPLEPMGPAKTQTITCATSDELVRAYREGHRNFSGQCLKAFNLPRAHLVKANLSQCKLQEVNLHAANLMNADVSRSDLVRADLSGANLNQIYGNYANFAGANLAKAQLKHAHLSNTNLKGANLCGADLTGAKIDAIQLSQAVVDDETVYPDGKTRVHRNPLKRLWRSPHA